A window of Microbispora hainanensis genomic DNA:
CATCGCCGCCGACCTCGCCGCGAAGATCCGGTCGGGACACTACGCCCCGGGGGAGGCCCTGCCGCCGCAGCGCGAGCTGAGCGCCTCCTACGGGGTGACCCTCATGACGCTGCGCCAGGCGTTGCGGCAGCTCAGCGACGAACGGCTGATCGTGCAGCAACCCGGCAAGGGCACGTTCGTCGCCCCGCCCCACCTGGCATACCAGCTGGACTCGCTCCGCAGCCTCGTCGACGACCTGCGCAAACAGGGCCACGACGTACGCACCTCGGTGGCCGGGCGGGCGGTGCGCCGGGCCCCCGCCCGGATCGCCGCCGAGCTGCGGCTGCGTCCCGGCGAGAGCGCGCTGCGGCTGGAGCGGGTCCGGGAGTTCGAGGGACGCCCCGCCGTACATCAGGTGTCGTGGGTCCGCCGGCCGGTGGCCGACCGGATCCGCGACCGCGACTTCACCGTCGTCTCC
This region includes:
- a CDS encoding GntR family transcriptional regulator; the protein is MTPDAGHEARYRAIAADLAAKIRSGHYAPGEALPPQRELSASYGVTLMTLRQALRQLSDERLIVQQPGKGTFVAPPHLAYQLDSLRSLVDDLRKQGHDVRTSVAGRAVRRAPARIAAELRLRPGESALRLERVREFEGRPAVHQVSWVRRPVADRIRDRDFTVVSLYTALADAGVTVARASEVVRPGLLDAAAARHLHEPPGSPVLVSTRITYTLDATPVVSDHATILGSMMEIRTERAATGLSLTWGATS